The nucleotide sequence GCGCCATCATAGTGGCCCAGGGGTTGGGCCCCAGCAAGTACGGCGGCAGCGACATGGCTGCGCGCCTTCTACAACCACGAGCCAGAAATAACAAATCTTATCTTGGAAGCATCAGCAACGCAAAAACAAGCGTGGTAAATAAGCCGGCACGGATGTGCACACAAAATACTCACGTTTCTTatatttcacaaataaatCTGTTTTAGGAATCAGTCCTATCAAATAACATGCCGATTTACGGCATTATATCTTCAAAcacgtaaaatttatttccagTTTCACATGTaaagtaaaatgaaatgaCAGCGATGAGACCGCCATTTGcaaagcaaaataatttttttttctcagctgagcacaaaaaattaaacagcCACACTTCCGTTAAGCCGTCACGCGCTCACTTCTGTCCTCTTTTCAATGTTAGCATATACTGACATTGACGTTGACGTTTGGTTTGGTTGACAATGTTGAGTTGACATTTGATTTGATTCAATTCAAAGCAATTCAAAGAATTAAAGCAAACAAAAGTCGAGTTCGcccttttaataaaatttattaaaagaccAACTGTAAATCTACAAGTAAGATCATCAAAATGGGAGACCacgatgaatttgaagatagCCAGTTCCCGGACAACGACGAATTTATTCCATATGTAACTGCCGGTAACTTGCAACAGAAAAATGGCGCGAAAGTAGCTCTTTGGGGGAAAGTTACTAAGGTATCTGCAAGCGAAGGTTTCTATATAAAGACAGTCGACGATCAAGAAGTTTTAGTAAGGGTGAAGAGGCCGCTTGATGAGCCCTTGGAGGGTTGGTATGAAGTTTATGGAGTATCTCAAGGCAAGAGTGTTCTTTGTGATGAGTATGTCCCATTTTCTCAAGAAATGTGCAAGAATATAGACACAGAAGGTCACAAAGGGTTGGCAAGGCTACTAGCTGCTCTAGATGATCCTTGGAATTTGGGTGAAGATAACTACATGGCTGGTGTAGAACCTATGGAGTAATTTGTTTTGGATATGTTGTAATATAAGAACTTGCTAAAGGTATCTTgcagaatattttaaagtgaAGTTTTACTCTGAACAATATTCTACAAGTGCTTCCATTGCTAAAatagtttgttttgttactgTTGTTACTGTATATGTATTAACCCATGGTGCATCCCAAGCCCTGACTTGGATCTAATGTTTATGAAGATTATTCCTTAGTCTGAAATTGGCACATGTCACAGGTTAATAtagttattgtttttaataaaatacttatttcaaataaatgtttatttattattgaataaaaataagcttAAATGATTAATGACGTCCATTCGCTAAGAaatgtattattgtttattgaaaATGGATTCAGAAAGTCTGGCttacattataattacatattatacTATCTACTACAAATAAGGAGGGATTAAATTAATCTTACTTATTTAGTCACAATATGAATCACAAAACTAGAGaggttaaaatgtaatttgttttcaatttcagtgccgtgtggttcccggcaccaattcaaaaaagaataggaccactccatctctttcccatggatgtcgtaaaaggcgactaagggataggcttacaaacttgagattctttttttaggcgataggctagcaacttgtcactattcgaatctcaattctatcttaaagccaaatagctgaacgtggcctatcagtccgctcaggactgttggctctgtctaccccgcaagggatatagacgtgattatatgtatgtatgttgttttcaaactattcaacataaagatgtgctatttctattacattacattattaaaacaCTACATCCAGCATTGAACTCTGGGGTATGCCCTCACTCcacctatctctttgtttttCTTGTCTAATGTCCTCATACGCTTTTCATGTTGTACAGCATTAGACAAGGCTCCTTCTATGCAAGTCACTGGACGATTTCTGTAAAATCGTATAATAATCATGCTTtcagtttataaaattaatacaagcAAATCAAACAAATTCTGGTTATCGCAAATTTCTGGTTTTCGTAAGCCTCTAGATCAAGTGGTATATCTCGTTTGTCAATCACTGGGTAATGAAAGAGTTTTATATCAACCTAGTAGACCACcatttagatttattattaaaattattaattaatttttttaaatgattccTTGTAGTGTTCttaagatatgtatgtaatgttatgtAGTACTTACAACACTTTTCCAGTTCCATCTATCTTCTGGACACCCTGTATTTTCACACTGAGAGGTCTATCCACGCCCCTTAGCGCCAGTTCTGTTAAATATCTCTTAATATAAAGCTTAAGCTGTGTATTGTCCTTGACTAACTTAGCTTTCTCTGCCTTCAGACAAAGCGTTTGTACCTTCACACGGTTTGCCTTCAAAATAAACTTCTCCATTTTGCTGTATTCCTTACATTCTTTCTGAAAGGTAAAACATAAAAGTGCCTGATATATATTAGTcctttaagaatttaaattaagtttctgcatatgtttaaaaataatagtaaacaaAGTGATGCAAAAATTGTGTCGCGTCGCCATCTCTTAATAATATTCGTTATTAGACATACTACTGTTGCTATTCATTACTTGATGCCGCTTAAATCATGTAACAGTCATATTTTGATATCAGGATGAATTGTAGATGTCTAATAGGTACTATCAATCATATAGGATAGACATACAGATAGGAtcagaaacaaaacaataaaaaatgaaatagataTGGTGGTCTTTAAATAATAGTCTTTTTCTAAGTCTGTaccattataaaaattaacttttaaaaaagtagTAGGATAAGCCGGgcagaatttgaaaaaaagtgaATTTGTTTTCTAGCTGACCCTTGACTGAAATTAATTGAAACGGACGGATCTTGTTGAAAAGTGTTTTTTGTTGTGTagttattacttaataataaagctTGAGCAGCGTCATCATCAggtacaatttattttggttACCTTATAAAACATCTAATGTAGTTTCGTGATAGACTCTCTCACTAAGTGAACAGTCTAATTATGTTTGAGCATAGATAGTTTGAGAAACTCACAATCATCGCACCATCCAAGTTTTGGAACTCTAATGACAAAAATCCATCGTCGCTTTCAGAGTCTTTTACAACCTCGTCGTCCGTGTGCTCGAATTTGCGACATATCTCTTccatttgtaaaattttatctaatttCTCTTTGACTTCTTCCATACGCTGAAAGATGTTGAAAAATTACACAAGTACGCGAATAAATCGTACATTTTACCTGATTGTCTATCGTCATTTTTGGTTCCACTAAGAGTAGGgttggttttaaaataacatgagAAAAATACCTAATTCTATTCAATCGTAACAATGACTCCGGGAGAACGTAAATACTCTAAGGGGAGATctcgattttttttaccttactAATAAAGATTACGTTTTTTTGCCTAAATCTTATTGCCATCAAATTGACAtgcatacattatttattcacgtctttatcccttactgaTTTGATTGAACCAATAGtcaaggctgaaaggccacgttcagcggtaggtacctatattaggtacctacctagaaatatttaaaatggttTTGATTAAcgaatttgtttaatttgtaaCAATTTTAGAAGAAGACAGTTTACgcaagaaattataaatactaccaGCTTACCTTAATCGCTCCTTGACTAGCATCCACCATAAGGGCCAGCCTTTCCCCACCCTTATTCAGCTCCTGTTTTGAGTGCTTTTTTAACTGCCAATAACGTTTGGACAATTCTTCCTTATGTTGCGCCATCTTTTTCAACTTCATAGCTATGGTATTGGTATTTCGCACCCACTCTTTTTGTAGGTTCATTAGGTTTTcctgcaaaataaaatgttattgacaATGAATAACACTTAAGCCATGTGCAAATAATGAACCCATACGCCTGGATAGGGGATtggatgaatgaataaatgaataaaagtttattaggATCACACAAATATATCTTACACTAAAGTTCTTagttaaagtaaaaacaaacatttgccTAAATTGTAATACTAATCCGACGTCCACTCAGCTTGTGTCGAGGCATTTTACAACACCCCGACGCTGGTCTTCCGGGGACGTCGGTCATTCATGAAGTACCTACCACTGCGCACTGCGACAACACAGCGATCTTTTTCcatttgatatttgtttatcttacaacactatgaataaatatagGGAAAAAAGACTACCTATGGTTGGGGCATTATTGTATCTTCAGGATCAAAAATCagacattattttatcttcaGAGAATCAAACGAAAGAATCATAACTATTATTCTAGAGGTTCAATCGAAGGGTTGTTGGTCAATGTTGGTaagcaaatttaattaatttatgtttttcaacAATATCACTCTCTTCTGTCGCAGTTAAGAACTTGTATAGCCAAAACCCAACAACAAGACCATgcataattcatttttattgctAGTTAAACCTACGTGTTCAAAATAGAATCAATAGCTAGTTATTAATTCGTAGTATGTTAGGTACCGTGCTAACGTTATCGTTTTTGTTTAATGCGATAAGCCTACctatactataaataatagtgacaggctgacTTGTATTGATGTCgctttaaatacaataaatgcaTAGAAATTGTCTTAAAACTGAATTGTGCATGTTTTTATTGGAAATCAGATGATAAAAGTTGAAAGAGAGGTGGATAGGTAGCAATTGCAATACGCAAAAATGAGCAAGTCATCACAATAATTCTTTACCGCTGTCTGTTGTATATGAGCATCGTTTCGGGCAATATCACGTCGGTAGAAATCATCCTTCTCTCTTAGACTCTGATAGTGCGCCATGATGGGATTATGTTTCTCCAAGTAACCATTGTACACATCCCGAAGTTTAACCCAGTATCCCTCAATCTCTAGCTGCTTTGGGCGGCAGAAACTGCGCAATTCTTCTTCAtgctaaaatttaaaattaccaaGTATCGGCATGAGTAGGAAAGAAACCATTAAGTAAGACACGAGAAAAAAGTGATCTAGCTTAATACATCAGTTCATTCGCCTCATTGCTTTCACGTAGAATGCCAGACTGCCTTTCTTCTGcaagaatattatattttttttatctcagaGATTGCCTTGGAACATGAATACATATCTTATTCTTATTGAAACCATAATAAAGACCATTTAATCGTAGTCGGATCAGAACCATTGTCGCCCCGAGCAAACATTGTTTAAGTTGCGGCAACAAGCTGCATATGTGCTATGCCACGTTTAGTTAGAACTCAAAAATGAAATTGCTATACAGTTTAGTCTCTTCTCGCATGGGAAGGTACCTATATAGTGGCAGATGCTTGTCTTCTTTCTCCTAGCTGTAGTCCTgacctctggagaggagcccagagtatacctttgaccttggactctggattgggtgagtcaggtttttacacgaagcaactcccaactgacatccgcaacctttgctggTAAAcataacccgtattggatccatggttacatccaattgcctgaatgtgcaggtatcctcgcgatgttttccctcaccgtaagagcatcggttagtattcaaactaatgtaacttTGAAAAAAGTCATTAGTGCCGATTCAGCCGAGTGGCAGAATATGCTTGTCTATCGCCGAAAATAGTCCCAAATTTTTAAGTAGAGTAGTGTAGGTACACTACTCGTGGtaaacatacacatattatGGGCCCAGTTTCGTAATAAAATAGCAGCATCCTCGCCATTTCCGATCGGTCACGTCCATCTCACGTCACATTTACCAGCAATTACTGTGGTTTCCGCTTACTTTGACGAGCTGCCTCCTGCCGCTGTGGCCATACAATTTCTGCTACCGTGACTTATGGATCACGGTGTTAACAATGGCAATGACAATTGGGATACTGAGTAGTTCGTTCAATAAAAACGTGTGCAgcctttatttaatgtatccTAGCCACTAACTTACTAATGAGCATTAGCTTATTTTGCTTTTCGGTGTGTCAGCTCCCACAAATTAGAGAAGGTCCACGCCGCTCCACGTTGTGAACGTCGTTGGAAAAAACATGAACAACTTTCACATATCAATTTACCAAGGCCAGGCTGATGTCACTAAGGTGCTTTCAAGCTGCCTTTAGCGGACCTACGTGAAATGGGGAACACACActtgaaataacaaaaagaggtttctttactaataataattatatggtCCTTGCTTGGAACCAGTAGGTATTCGAGTACAGAAAATGGCTACATTTTGTACCGAATCGGTACTTTCGTTTAATATCAACGAAACGTAGCACAATTTAGTGCACGCACTATACACGGTGATTATTGATATTAGCTTGAAAGCTCAATGTTTCGAGCCTTTGTATAGAGGAGTAGTGAAGCGTGCTGCTTTTATATAGGTTGTTCTCATAGCCGCGCGGCAGTGCTGCGGCCACTGCGATCTTAAACATGTGTTTCAAATTATACGTATTTGTTGtctctttgttatttttatactgtGATGTGAGTATTTAACATTACGCATCACCGATTTTTTGTTGTAGATAAAATAagcattaaaatcaaaatgaaaaaacaaGGACTAAACCTCAATAAAGCAAATTCTTAAACAAATGCATAATATTCAAGTCAATTCTTATGACAGGCTCTCAACTGTCGGTCGGATGGAGGACCGAAAGAGGACGAGTTGAGGACTATTTACATGAACTGTTTGAATAAACAAGACGGCAGAAACTCCAGTGACTCTCGAAGATATTCCAGTGACCAAGACTGGAACGACGCTCGTGGATATGGACAGAGAGAATGGGACAGGGATAGTCGAAGTAGCAATGACAAGAATAGGGGTGATAGAATGGGAAGTAGGAGTGACAGATTCGGCAGTGGAAATGACAGGATGGGAAGTAGAGACGACAGAATGAACAGCAGAGATGGTAGAATAGGCAATAGAGACGACAGGATCGGTAGTAATGACAGGTCTAGTAATAGAAACGAAAGATTTGGGAGTAGAGATAATGATATGTATGGTAGGGATGATAGAATGGATAATAATGGTATGGGCGCAAGAAACAGGATGGGGTATCAGGATGAAGAAATAGATAGATATCGCCTTAATGGAAGAGATGACTTTTCAAACGATGATTATGGAAGTGTAAGTACTATTACCAAAGTTGATATACTTAATGGCTGTGGTAGGCGATTTCAAAACAACGTGATATATGTAACAAAGTGATAttagatacatatatcacgtctttatcctttacggcgTAGACACAGCCTACAATCTTCATAAGACTGAGTGATATTTAACATGATTattgtgaaattatttatcaaactaATGATGGTCTGCTATCGGCCCTATTACGATTCTCCTTGGAAATGGAGCACACTGTTCCAATGAATCtaagtttgaaatattatttctaggACATGCCTCGCGACAGCTTTTACTCCTCAACGCAGACACCTCGAAGGTTCAGGAGAGACAAACGCAAAGAGATCAATTCAGGCCATCGCAGCCAGTACAACCCAAATGCACAAAAGCCTACTGAATATGATGATAATTACCGAAACGACGACAGAAACACAAGCAAAAACTCCAGTAGGGACGAAGACGCTAAGGCCTGCGCCTTACATTGCTTCCTTGAAAACTTGGAGATGGCAAGTATTTgcctacaaaatattttcttttttattaacggTTGTGACGCTTAAGTACCTAACAATCCAGAAAACATCTCaagtttaatataaagtaaGACGACACTCAATTCCTTGTACTTCCAGATAGGCGACAGCGGTATGCcagataaatatttagttactCACGTTCTTACAAAGGACGTGAAAAACGAGGATTTGAGAGATTTTCTGCAGGAGTCGATCGAGGAATGTTTCCAAATCCTTGAAAATGGTAAGTTAAAAGTAACTGATAAAAaggaaagtttaaattttcgcACGAAGACTCAATTATGAACAAAAATGACAATTATCATTTGCTTGCTTGTGCGTTGTAAAAAGCGGAAGTTCAACTTATCCATGCTGACTTGACTGTTAGTAACGAATATTTGTGAAtgtttttttcagaaaatacAGAAGACAAATGTGATTTTGCAAAAAATCTAATGATGTGCTTATCAGAGAAAGGGCGTAGCAACTGTGATGATTGGAAAGATGACCTAAAGTTCTAATTTGCctacattttataatgttttattcatatgTGTGATATatcaataatcttgaaaaatataccATACTAGTGACATtatcttgttttatatttaacaaatacTTTCCCTATTTCATTCATTGATGCCATTATGGTTTGATTGATGGCTCATCAAAAAtcgtaattaatttgtaaagtaggtaggtacttatttttctgatccgttttattgattattttgattattcttACATAAAAGCGTTTCGTTAAAACTAACATCATAAAGAGGTAATTGCTGCTTGAGTAACAGAAACCCCCAaccagaaaaataaatttcatttaccTCTAGCCTAGCATCATTCTTGGCTGTAGCCCTTAGCAGCTCCATTTCTTTCTTAAAGGCCTGAAAGTCACAATCTTGTTTGTAAGTTATGATTTTCAGCTTGAATTCTGCGCGTTCTTGTTTTTCGTTAATATCCAACTCTTCCTTATCCCAGTTTTCTAGAAGAGTATTCTTTTGCAAATCATATTCTGCTTGAAGTTTGTCTAAACGCCGAGTGCCGATATctgcaaaagaaaaaaaaaaatgctttcgCCATAGACTTCGTGAGAATgtgtaacaaaaaaacatatttaattggtgttaaatatgaaatttaaaaaaatatatcttttatgCTTTCAAGTGTATATTAACATCAACAGTAATTGTCAATATCTGTATGACTAAATGAATCCTTTACTTGTTGAAACCACGATATAATGTACAgatgaaacaaacaaataaaaaaactgaaatatttgtatttgtgtgtacctacctacaatcGATGAAGCTGTAACAAATCTCTGTCGTGGAtagataagtaggtaggtatcctACTTACTCAGGAAATAACTCAGCGTCTCCGTGTGCGCTTGAAATGCCCGTCTGTGCTGATCGTCGGAGTCCTCGATGGCTTTCACCAGAGATTTCAGGAGGCGGTCTTTGCGCTCGATCATGAAGTTGAAGCTGGATACCATCCCCTGGATGACAGAATGCATATCAGAAAATTATTCCATGTTACTTATACTAGTATACAGATTTAAAGTGgtcttgacggcctctgtggctacgcttgtttgtgaaaacggaggtcccgggttcgaatcgcagccagggcatgatgagaactCTCTCTAATTGggctgggtcttggatgtttatatatatatatatatttatttatgtatatatatatatataaaatatagtatcgttgtgttagtatctcataataTAAGTTTCGAACTAACTTTGAAGgtaattcaatctgtgtaatttgtcccatatatgtatatttatttattttgtttatttatttaatgataagattaaggaagtatgcagagatcgtggcaagtggaaagaggtagtctctgcctacccctccgggaaagaggcgtgattttcatgtatgtatgtatgtatgtataagattaagatattatttgaaacgattgttttaatataagattttttacataaacataaaaaaatttaaattcttcacAGGAAAGAACTACAAATAATGTTAGGAAACAAAAGCACGGTAAGTAATGTAGGTACccgataaaacttaaaacaaaggaagattaaataaagatgtattctattctacattTGACATTATCGCCTTAATTTTTACCTGAATATCCAGTGCCATTTGCTTACATTTTACTTTTCGTAAAATATATCTCCACTCTTGGTTTATTTTTGCCGTGTTCATTCGACTGTAAGCTTCTTCTTTATCCAATTTATTCTGAAACAAGCTCACAgatcatttattatataaaattgataacgTATTTGAACAGTTTCAgactaagtatttataatgagtcgtgtaaaataaagttacaagAGAATGTCTGCGCTTTGGTTTCTCCTGGTTTTGAATCTACTCAGTATTTAAGACGGCAGATGCAAAAAAACTATGTGTAGGCTTAGCTTACAAGTCGTACTTCCCTCTCTATCTTACCTGTTCcccaataaaatctttattatgactctgaaaattatttatcagtgGGAACATACTAGTCCTTGAAAACGATCTGCCAGAGTGAACATGCTGGGAAGGAAAAATGTAATTCCCACCTTGATGAATCTCGCGATGAGTTCCCTCTTCCTCCGACGAGCCTCCTCCTCCATGTCAGCGCGGTGCTGAAGGTAGCGCACCCGCTCCTCATCCGACATCTTGGCTAACTTGTTAACCCCCTTTTTCCCCATTttggcttttattttttcgctgtaaaacaaatatttagacATAagattatgtaattattattaagggataggcttacaaacttgggattcttttttaggcgatgggctagcaaactgtcactatttgaatctcaattctatcattaagccaaatagctgaacgtgaccattcagtcctttcaagactgttggctctgtctaccccgcaagggatatagacgtgaacatatgtgtgtatgtatgtaagattatGTAAGGCATAATGAAAAACGGACTATTTCTGATTGttctgggtcttgaatgtttatctttaggtatttgaattttaaaaatatgttgtatCGTTAAATAGTAAAAGATATCCCATAACACTTTACTCAAAGCATAACACGCAAAATATTAAACGGTTAACACCTGAGTTGTActtttgtaccaaataaaaatcaagtttTTACTGAGTTTTCTGAAGTTTAActcaaataaagaatttatgaatatttgaCTTACCTTTAGCAGAGTTTCGAACTTATAGTGCTAAATGCTAGATAAGATGGAATATTGAACAAACTCTGACTAGGTAACGAAGTGGGGTGTAAATTGATAGTGTTGGCAAAATAAACTCATCGCTGAATATAACCTTCTTTAGAATTCCCTTTTCCACGTTCATCAGTTTAATAAAGATACCTCTGCAATTTAACTTAATGGCTAATAAACCATTTTTAGATCGGTTTtccatgtaatattttttaattaatagaaaCGTCTAAAATACTTGGCATTCTActtttaggggatgggctagcaacctgtcactactagaatctcaattctatcattaagccaagcagctgaacgtggcctatcagtcttttcagagACTGAGACttaaactattggctctgtctaccccgcaagggatataaacgtgattatatgtatgtatgtatgtagaaacgTCTTCAAAATCCATTTAACTGAGAAGTAATCTAGAATATTgtctaaaaaaatttttatccaGCAGGATATAGTTAACTTAGGTAAATTATAATACCTATTTGTTTGCGATGTGTACTTTGCTtagatttgaaaaatttgaataatcatGGATCTTAACTCTAGTGACGTAAGGTTCATTGtgaaaatatctaaattacgTGTTAGCTGTGCGTAATACCCTTCATTTGATTCGGAAAAAACCTCATTTATAACCATGACTACTAGACAATATTGTTACCATAGCAAcaaatgtatgttatttaatgtCTAATCAAAGGTCTCTTGTCTTGTTGGTGTTTTGGTTGATATGCGGTGCTCATAATCTTAGCCGAATTAGTGTTCTAATATCTCATATTGAATGGAGACTCAATCGTCAGCCGGGACTCTGCAGTCCCCCTCCACATATTCAGAAAGTGGGTCTAAGACTGGGAGCAGCAGGTCTGCGGCCAGTGCTGGAACTGATAAGGACAGAGATTTGACGAAGGATAATGGTATGTTTTCTTACAAGTACCTATTACTACGTAGTTGTCGttggaaataattttattcataccaaaataaaaaatttactactTGCCTCGATCTCTGCAAATTTATTTGGATTCAACCACATTCAGCATTCTCTATGTACGAGCTCGTCGGTAGGGAACTATTGTATTGACCTGACCTTCCGGTTTCAATAAGACGTCTCCGTTTTGACCAAGTTACATACGTCTTTGCCTTCCCCTGAACTAAAGTTATTGATGGTACTTATATAACTGAAACACCACCCATAATCATGATTGCAAAtagatgtttcttttttttcgttCTAGCCGCGTCCCCCATAGACCTAGAATGCCACATCCAGGCTGAGCGAATCACAAAGATCCTGGACGAGGCGgtgtacaaaacaaaattagcgATATGTTTACCAGCACTAGTGGAGGAATACAAGACGCTGGACTCCATACTCTCCGCCAATAGCATGGAAGACTTGACATTCATCTTCGAACAATATGACAATCCGCTTTTCTCAACCAGCTTGTTGAATATGGCTGCTATGGAAGATATTCAAGCTGTATGTTTACTTTATACCTACAGTAGACGACGTCCGCCGCAGCTTCGCctgcttaataaaataattttatcccgctcccatgggaattttgggaagtCCTCTCTTAGTGGCCCCCTATATCACAAAAggaacttaaaaatttttagacccagcggtttgggctgtgtgttgtctgtcaatcagtcagttagttagtcaCTCAGTCACGTAGGAGCTTTATATacctgatttttttatataagtagataAAAACTTAGTTTTTCATTCCTGATCACATCGTTTACTTAGTATCTTCAATCAAGTTCAAAGAACCATGTtgtgaaaacattttaaaatactttttcatgATAGGCTGCCTTTCTGACATGGTAATCTTCAGTATCTTCCTATGATAACAACAGGattatttgttattgaaaatttgccgcagttaacataattatatggtaaagggtcaggtcaagagtacccgaaaccgccaagcttgtatgaagagagttatgaatgaaggatgaagcgaaggaagtatgtagagatcgtggcaagtggaac is from Amyelois transitella isolate CPQ chromosome 13, ilAmyTran1.1, whole genome shotgun sequence and encodes:
- the LOC106138279 gene encoding dynein regulatory complex subunit 2, which translates into the protein MGKKGVNKLAKMSDEERVRYLQHRADMEEEARRRKRELIARFIKNKLDKEEAYSRMNTAKINQEWRYILRKVKCKQMALDIQGMVSSFNFMIERKDRLLKSLVKAIEDSDDQHRRAFQAHTETLSYFLNIGTRRLDKLQAEYDLQKNTLLENWDKEELDINEKQERAEFKLKIITYKQDCDFQAFKKEMELLRATAKNDARLEHEEELRSFCRPKQLEIEGYWVKLRDVYNGYLEKHNPIMAHYQSLREKDDFYRRDIARNDAHIQQTAENLMNLQKEWVRNTNTIAMKLKKMAQHKEELSKRYWQLKKHSKQELNKGGERLALMVDASQGAIKRMEEVKEKLDKILQMEEICRKFEHTDDEVVKDSESDDGFLSLEFQNLDGAMIKECKEYSKMEKFILKANRVKVQTLCLKAEKAKLVKDNTQLKLYIKRYLTELALRGVDRPLSVKIQGVQKIDGTGKVLNRPVTCIEGALSNAVQHEKRMRTLDKKNKEIGGVRAYPRVQCWM
- the LOC106138280 gene encoding uncharacterized protein LOC106138280, with product MGDHDEFEDSQFPDNDEFIPYVTAGNLQQKNGAKVALWGKVTKVSASEGFYIKTVDDQEVLVRVKRPLDEPLEGWYEVYGVSQGKSVLCDEYVPFSQEMCKNIDTEGHKGLARLLAALDDPWNLGEDNYMAGVEPME
- the LOC132902454 gene encoding general odorant-binding protein 71 → MNCLNKQDGRNSSDSRRYSSDQDWNDARGYGQREWDRDSRSSNDKNRGDRMGSRSDRFGSGNDRMGSRDDRMNSRDGRIGNRDDRIGSNDRSSNRNERFGSRDNDMYGRDDRMDNNGMGARNRMGYQDEEIDRYRLNGRDDFSNDDYGSDMPRDSFYSSTQTPRRFRRDKRKEINSGHRSQYNPNAQKPTEYDDNYRNDDRNTSKNSSRDEDAKACALHCFLENLEMIGDSGMPDKYLVTHVLTKDVKNEDLRDFLQESIEECFQILENENTEDKCDFAKNLMMCLSEKGRSNCDDWKDDLKF